The following are encoded together in the Bradymonas sediminis genome:
- the menC gene encoding o-succinylbenzoate synthase, which translates to MSTIRSQAFELARLDFSAIELELTRPFVTSRKTITRREVIVLRATIQVDGASVMGYGEVAPLPGWSDETVADCAAILEALEGAVSVESIENLDAALPQIGKYPTLRFGVELALLDALARHKKTTIAQLIYERFSPEVVGDLPTAIALQSTVGAVALDALLEHATLARQEGYEVLKVKVGADPLHDDIAKIATLCALAPELKLRLDANGAWSVAEALGITHTIARDFPTDGIDLVEQPVAVEDFDDFLTQFAAQAEQRGASSNLAIAADESADSYTACARLIEGGAMRAVVLKPSTLGGLLPSAKLIALAIENDVRVVLSNLIASAIGRRAVAQLAAAFPQVAGPHGLATGGWFREDTAPDADRIEGAKFILSGAHGLGFVPTVAFTSTEGA; encoded by the coding sequence ATGAGCACGATTCGCAGCCAGGCATTCGAGCTTGCGCGCCTCGACTTCAGCGCGATTGAGCTAGAGCTGACGCGCCCCTTTGTGACGTCGCGAAAGACGATCACGCGGCGTGAGGTCATCGTGCTGCGCGCGACGATTCAGGTCGACGGTGCGTCGGTGATGGGTTACGGGGAAGTCGCGCCGCTGCCGGGCTGGAGCGACGAGACCGTGGCGGATTGCGCTGCGATTTTGGAGGCGCTCGAGGGCGCTGTGAGCGTCGAATCCATCGAGAACCTCGACGCGGCCCTCCCCCAGATTGGCAAATATCCGACGCTTCGATTTGGCGTTGAACTGGCGCTTTTGGATGCCCTCGCGCGCCATAAAAAAACGACGATTGCGCAGCTAATTTACGAGCGATTCAGCCCCGAGGTGGTCGGCGATTTGCCGACCGCCATCGCGCTTCAGAGCACCGTCGGCGCGGTGGCGCTCGACGCGCTTTTGGAGCACGCGACCCTCGCGCGCCAAGAAGGCTACGAAGTCCTGAAGGTCAAGGTCGGCGCCGACCCGCTGCACGATGACATCGCCAAAATCGCCACCCTCTGCGCCCTCGCCCCGGAGCTCAAGTTGCGCCTGGACGCAAACGGCGCGTGGTCGGTCGCCGAGGCCCTGGGCATCACCCACACCATCGCGCGCGACTTCCCGACCGACGGCATCGACCTCGTCGAGCAACCGGTCGCCGTCGAAGATTTCGACGACTTCCTCACCCAATTCGCCGCCCAAGCCGAGCAACGAGGCGCCTCCTCCAACCTGGCCATTGCGGCCGATGAGAGCGCGGATTCCTACACGGCCTGCGCGCGATTGATCGAGGGGGGCGCGATGCGCGCCGTCGTCCTCAAACCCTCGACCCTCGGCGGCCTTTTGCCGAGCGCGAAGCTCATCGCCCTGGCGATCGAGAACGACGTGCGCGTGGTCCTGAGCAATCTTATCGCCTCCGCGATTGGACGCCGCGCGGTCGCCCAGCTCGCCGCTGCCTTCCCGCAGGTCGCAGGCCCGCACGGCCTCGCCACCGGCGGGTGGTTTCGCGAAGACACCGCGCCCGACGCCGACCGCATCGAAGGCGCGAAGTTTATCCTCAGCGGCGCCCACGGCCTGGGATTTGTGCCGACCGTCGCCTTCACTTCGACCGAGGGAGCATGA
- a CDS encoding 1,4-dihydroxy-2-naphthoate polyprenyltransferase, whose translation MSTAPTSRPSTVQAWIMASRPKTMAAAIVPVLVGSALAYAAGKFALLPALAALIGASLIQIGTNFANDYFDDKKGADTEDRLGPTRVVQAGIISATKVRNATALTFALAALVGVYLIWVAGWPIVVIGIASILSGIAYTGGPYPLGYNGLGDIFVFIFFGLIAVSATYFVQALEWSTLSFVAAIPIGFLSTAILVVNNYRDMDTDRVVGKNTLAVRFGGRAARAQYAILMLASYAIPPLHIAFFGANAWVLLPLLTLPLAIVRVRAIGQKTGRELNPLLGQTAQLLIIFGILYTIGIALSGGI comes from the coding sequence ATGTCCACCGCCCCCACATCCCGCCCGTCGACCGTCCAAGCCTGGATCATGGCTTCTCGCCCCAAAACCATGGCGGCGGCCATCGTCCCCGTATTGGTGGGTAGCGCGCTGGCGTATGCTGCCGGCAAATTTGCTCTTCTCCCTGCGCTGGCCGCATTGATCGGGGCGAGCCTGATTCAGATCGGGACGAATTTCGCGAACGATTATTTCGACGATAAAAAGGGCGCCGATACCGAGGACCGCCTCGGGCCGACGCGCGTCGTCCAGGCCGGGATCATCTCGGCCACAAAGGTGCGAAACGCCACGGCTCTGACCTTCGCCCTGGCGGCGCTCGTCGGCGTCTATCTTATCTGGGTGGCGGGCTGGCCCATCGTCGTCATCGGCATCGCGTCGATCCTGTCGGGCATCGCCTACACCGGCGGCCCGTATCCGCTGGGCTATAACGGGTTGGGCGATATCTTCGTCTTTATCTTCTTCGGCCTCATCGCCGTGAGCGCGACCTATTTTGTGCAGGCGCTTGAGTGGTCGACGCTGTCGTTTGTCGCCGCGATCCCCATCGGATTTTTGTCGACGGCCATCCTCGTGGTCAATAATTATCGCGATATGGACACCGACCGCGTCGTCGGCAAGAACACCCTTGCGGTGCGCTTCGGCGGGCGCGCCGCGCGCGCGCAATACGCGATTTTGATGCTCGCCTCCTACGCGATTCCGCCGCTGCATATCGCGTTTTTCGGCGCCAACGCCTGGGTGCTCCTGCCCTTGCTGACGCTGCCGCTGGCGATTGTTCGCGTGCGCGCCATCGGGCAAAAGACCGGGCGCGAGCTCAACCCGCTGCTGGGCCAAACCGCGCAATTGCTTATTATTTTCGGCATCTTATACACGATCGGCATCGCGCTCTCGGGGGGCATTTGA
- the menD gene encoding 2-succinyl-5-enolpyruvyl-6-hydroxy-3-cyclohexene-1-carboxylic-acid synthase produces the protein MTSSTQTRPAQTDALLAPNINTLWSRALIDELARCGLRDICISPGSRSTPLVVQAFEHPDIRDISIVDERSAAFFALGLAKATGRPVALICTSGTAAANYFPAVCEASEADIPLIILSADRPADLHDCGGSQTMDQHKLFGDRIRWFHGFAQPEATASKLTYLRSIACRAFTHAKSGPVHLNIPFRKPLEPIEVPASSPDFVPTELAKTAPVATMGRPDGRPYLQISTGLSAPDSATISALLGRLKTTKRPMILAGADERGAYYRDALRDFAENIGAPIFAEPTSAMRHWNERGPNILSAGDLLFSSPPYTAYSPDETPDLIIRTGRAPLLWALQKWLRNLDGVEQIVVGPTLDLNDPEHFAAQQISCDERNFFEALNARLADGSQTISGSPRWVDTHRQRDTVAADTLSTQLLDITQLNSASIWDTLGQELPEGAGIFVSNSMSTRHLDTYMCRANATLDVHFNRGLNGIDGIIATGLGLAMGRQYEAPNDAAPTVIVIGDVALRHDLSALLLAAEIGVEATVLVVDNAGGAIFDYLPITKFEKVHERHFTTAPPLSVEAMLPGAITRLEANTSEALKEALNESFGTPGLQVIHVKIDPEFDKQTTDALRKRVGAAIASH, from the coding sequence ATGACCTCTTCCACCCAAACCCGCCCCGCCCAGACCGACGCCCTGTTGGCGCCCAATATCAACACGCTCTGGTCGCGGGCGTTGATCGACGAGCTCGCGCGCTGCGGGCTTCGCGATATCTGCATCTCCCCCGGCTCGCGCTCCACGCCGCTGGTGGTCCAGGCCTTCGAGCATCCCGATATTCGCGATATCTCGATCGTCGACGAGCGCTCCGCGGCGTTCTTCGCCCTCGGCCTGGCCAAAGCCACCGGCCGCCCCGTGGCGCTTATCTGCACCTCGGGCACCGCCGCCGCGAATTATTTTCCGGCCGTATGTGAGGCCAGCGAGGCCGATATCCCGCTGATTATTCTGAGCGCCGACCGGCCCGCCGATCTTCACGATTGCGGCGGCTCGCAGACGATGGACCAGCATAAGCTCTTCGGCGACCGCATCCGCTGGTTCCACGGCTTCGCCCAACCCGAGGCGACTGCCTCCAAACTGACATATTTGCGCAGCATCGCCTGCCGCGCATTTACCCACGCGAAGTCCGGGCCGGTGCACCTGAATATCCCGTTCCGAAAACCACTTGAGCCCATCGAAGTCCCGGCGAGCAGCCCCGACTTTGTGCCGACCGAGCTGGCAAAAACGGCGCCCGTCGCCACGATGGGGCGCCCGGACGGCCGCCCCTATTTACAGATCTCAACCGGGCTGAGCGCGCCGGACTCGGCGACGATTTCTGCCCTGCTGGGGCGGCTGAAGACCACGAAGCGGCCGATGATTTTAGCCGGCGCCGACGAGCGCGGCGCCTATTATCGCGACGCGCTTCGCGACTTCGCCGAGAATATCGGCGCGCCGATCTTTGCCGAGCCGACCTCGGCGATGCGCCATTGGAATGAGCGTGGGCCAAATATTTTGAGCGCCGGTGACCTGCTCTTTTCGAGCCCGCCCTATACGGCGTATTCGCCCGATGAGACGCCGGACCTTATCATCCGCACCGGGCGCGCGCCGCTTTTGTGGGCGCTGCAAAAATGGTTGCGAAATCTCGACGGGGTCGAGCAAATCGTGGTCGGCCCGACGCTCGACCTCAACGACCCGGAGCATTTCGCGGCCCAGCAAATAAGCTGCGATGAGCGCAACTTCTTCGAGGCGCTTAACGCGCGGCTGGCCGACGGCTCTCAAACCATCTCGGGTTCACCGCGTTGGGTTGACACCCATCGCCAACGCGACACCGTCGCGGCCGACACCCTCAGCACCCAACTCCTTGATATTACTCAGCTAAACTCGGCGAGCATCTGGGATACGCTGGGACAGGAGTTGCCGGAGGGAGCGGGGATCTTTGTGTCGAATAGCATGTCGACGCGCCACCTCGACACCTATATGTGCCGCGCAAACGCTACGCTCGACGTGCATTTTAACCGGGGCCTAAATGGCATCGACGGCATCATCGCGACCGGCCTGGGCCTGGCGATGGGCCGACAATACGAAGCCCCGAATGACGCCGCGCCCACGGTGATCGTCATCGGCGATGTCGCCCTTCGACACGACCTCAGCGCGCTACTTTTGGCCGCCGAGATCGGGGTCGAGGCTACCGTGCTGGTGGTCGACAACGCCGGCGGCGCCATCTTCGACTATCTGCCGATTACAAAATTCGAGAAGGTGCACGAGCGCCATTTCACCACCGCCCCGCCGCTGTCGGTCGAGGCGATGCTCCCGGGCGCCATCACCCGGCTCGAGGCCAATACCAGCGAGGCGTTGAAAGAGGCGCTCAACGAATCGTTCGGCACCCCGGGATTGCAAGTCATCCACGTGAAAATCGATCCCGAGTTCGATAAGCAGACCACCGACGCCCTGCGAAAGCGCGTCGGTGCGGCCATCGCGTCTCATTGA
- a CDS encoding isochorismate synthase, protein MANDRNEKTSTHDCAASAQPDSPMPARLSAAFRTVDCEDLRVVFARSATLARSYYRSTAAGDQLLGLGVAASARAGEQDSIASRFGALRDALTDADTLAHQDKIRLLGWSAFDPEYARDPASSWAGYARREIYLPEILLRRKDGKTSALIIGEADKLEAIWQRWEALLAAAARDHRSGRLGFTTTQSADHLWLDRDTFCYGVERVTKDHVAPKVVLARRVRLDMTQSIDLRAALQLLSESYPTCTRFAISSPENEDYPVFFGATPERLAQVKDGEVHTMALAGTAKANEGDALLNKPKELEEHQFVVDMILDSLAPYCSELTSDPTPKIKRLTNVSHLLSDISGRLKPGVGLAEVVDALHPTPAVCGTPRKLARELIAQFEGFDRGLYAGTFGWMDLEGNGEFDVALRCALAGDTQALLFAGAGITRDSDIELEWTETRAKFEPLLRALAAMVLG, encoded by the coding sequence ATGGCGAACGACCGCAACGAAAAGACATCGACCCACGACTGCGCCGCCTCGGCGCAGCCCGATAGCCCGATGCCTGCGCGCCTATCGGCCGCGTTCCGAACGGTCGATTGCGAAGACCTCCGCGTTGTCTTCGCCCGCTCCGCCACGCTCGCGCGCTCGTATTATCGAAGCACCGCCGCCGGTGACCAACTCCTAGGGCTTGGCGTCGCGGCCAGCGCGCGCGCGGGCGAGCAGGACTCCATCGCCTCGCGATTTGGGGCGCTGCGCGACGCGCTCACCGACGCCGACACGCTCGCCCACCAGGATAAGATCCGCCTGCTGGGCTGGAGCGCGTTTGACCCCGAATACGCCCGGGATCCAGCGAGTAGTTGGGCCGGCTACGCCCGCCGCGAGATCTATCTGCCCGAGATATTGCTGCGCCGAAAAGACGGCAAAACCAGCGCGCTGATCATCGGCGAGGCAGATAAACTCGAAGCGATCTGGCAGCGTTGGGAGGCGCTGCTGGCGGCGGCAGCGCGCGACCATCGGAGCGGTCGCCTGGGCTTCACAACCACCCAATCCGCAGATCACCTCTGGCTCGACCGCGACACCTTTTGCTACGGCGTCGAGCGCGTCACCAAAGATCACGTCGCCCCCAAGGTCGTCCTGGCGCGCCGCGTCCGTCTGGATATGACGCAGTCCATCGATCTTCGGGCCGCCCTACAACTTCTCTCGGAGTCCTATCCGACCTGCACCCGCTTTGCGATCTCGTCGCCCGAAAACGAGGATTATCCGGTATTTTTCGGCGCGACGCCCGAGCGCCTCGCCCAGGTCAAAGACGGCGAGGTTCATACGATGGCGCTCGCTGGCACCGCGAAGGCGAACGAGGGCGACGCCCTGCTGAACAAACCCAAAGAACTCGAAGAGCATCAATTCGTGGTTGATATGATCCTCGACTCGCTGGCGCCCTATTGCAGCGAGTTGACGAGCGACCCGACGCCGAAGATCAAACGTCTGACCAATGTGTCGCATCTTTTGAGCGATATCTCCGGGAGACTAAAACCCGGCGTGGGCCTGGCCGAAGTCGTCGACGCCCTGCACCCAACCCCTGCGGTTTGCGGCACACCGCGAAAGCTCGCCCGCGAGCTCATCGCCCAATTTGAAGGCTTCGACCGCGGCCTCTACGCCGGCACGTTCGGCTGGATGGACCTTGAGGGGAACGGCGAGTTTGACGTCGCCCTTCGCTGCGCGCTGGCCGGAGACACCCAGGCGCTGCTCTTCGCTGGTGCCGGTATCACCCGCGACAGCGATATCGAGCTGGAATGGACCGAAACCCGCGCAAAATTCGAGCCGCTCCTGCGCGCCCTCGCAGCCATGGTTTTAGGATGA
- a CDS encoding 1,4-dihydroxy-2-naphthoyl-CoA synthase has translation MATTNQASEKNKSLDTKVSEIFDPSAWRAVEGFDFEDITYHRAIETDADGNIRPKGTVRIAFNRPECRNSFRPQTVDALYQALEHARCDSGVGCVLITGNGPSAKDGGWAFSAGGDQSVRGKDGYKYDGASGQAPTALGRLHILEVQRLIRFMPKVVIAVVPGWAVGGGHSLHVVCDMTIASREHAIFKQTDPDVASFDAGYGSALLARQVGQKRAREIFFLGKNYSAEEALQMGMVNEVVDHADLEKRALEMGDIINSKSPTAMRMLKYAFNMPDEGIVGQQLFAGEATRLGYGTDEAQEGRNAFLEKRPQDFSKFPWHY, from the coding sequence ATGGCAACCACCAATCAAGCTTCAGAAAAAAACAAATCTCTGGATACCAAGGTCTCTGAGATCTTCGATCCCTCCGCGTGGCGGGCGGTCGAAGGGTTTGACTTTGAAGACATCACCTACCACCGCGCCATCGAAACCGACGCCGACGGAAATATTCGCCCCAAGGGCACCGTGCGCATCGCTTTTAACCGGCCGGAGTGCCGCAACTCCTTCCGCCCGCAGACGGTCGACGCCCTTTATCAGGCGCTCGAGCATGCCCGATGCGACTCGGGCGTGGGCTGCGTCTTGATCACCGGAAACGGCCCCTCGGCCAAAGACGGCGGCTGGGCTTTCTCCGCTGGCGGCGATCAATCCGTGCGCGGAAAAGACGGCTATAAATACGATGGCGCTTCAGGGCAAGCCCCGACTGCGCTTGGGCGCCTGCATATCCTCGAAGTTCAGCGCTTGATTCGCTTTATGCCCAAGGTCGTCATCGCGGTGGTGCCGGGCTGGGCGGTCGGCGGCGGGCATAGCCTGCACGTGGTCTGCGATATGACCATCGCCAGCCGTGAGCACGCGATCTTCAAACAAACCGACCCCGACGTCGCAAGCTTTGACGCCGGCTACGGCTCCGCCCTGCTCGCCCGTCAGGTTGGTCAGAAACGCGCCCGCGAGATCTTCTTTTTAGGCAAAAACTATAGCGCCGAAGAAGCTCTGCAGATGGGCATGGTCAACGAAGTCGTCGACCACGCCGACCTTGAGAAGCGCGCGCTGGAGATGGGTGATATCATCAACTCCAAGAGCCCGACCGCGATGCGGATGCTTAAATACGCGTTCAATATGCCCGACGAAGGCATCGTCGGGCAGCAGCTTTTCGCAGGCGAAGCGACGCGCCTGGGCTACGGAACCGACGAGGCCCAAGAGGGTCGCAACGCCTTCCTTGAGAAGCGTCCGCAGGATTTCTCAAAATTCCCGTGGCATTATTGA